From the genome of Abyssicoccus albus, one region includes:
- a CDS encoding MFS transporter produces the protein MNKSSHFSLDFYKLLFTNIFSNLGEIIFNVTVLTLIYAHTKSVFESTLVIVISMLAKVIGSYIGSNYIFHKFSIRNVLIYSESLRIIFAIIFIFLIPIHHFENIYILFILVFLINISNSFFTPGSLALIPIILSKEKLIQGNSWFSISNQLTQTIGWLVAVPIVNFLGNIISIIVYIFLFIISLLLILFMRADSIKRDENNITNFTKALKFIRDKKIVRDITMMDLLETSANIIWMPTFLLTFTLEILNEGEHIWGIQGATYTLGSLLGSIILIKFSKSFNRLGGYTIVLSAFIMFLLTIGYSLNSLAIIAIIICFIDGPAYQIRETVQKSILQTEIPLDIQSSVYSTINTLIFGSYIIWLLLGSYMADIFGVQWIFVFAAILYFLSTVIAFTSNEIRRYRILNE, from the coding sequence ATGAATAAATCATCACATTTTTCATTAGACTTTTATAAATTATTATTCACCAATATATTCTCTAATTTAGGTGAAATTATATTTAATGTAACAGTCTTAACTTTAATTTATGCTCATACTAAAAGTGTTTTTGAATCTACTTTAGTCATCGTAATATCTATGTTAGCGAAGGTAATCGGAAGTTATATTGGCAGTAACTATATATTCCACAAATTCAGTATACGCAATGTATTAATTTACAGTGAATCCTTGAGAATTATATTTGCAATCATTTTCATATTTCTAATTCCGATACATCATTTTGAAAATATTTATATTTTATTTATATTAGTATTTTTAATTAACATCAGTAATAGCTTTTTCACACCCGGTAGTTTAGCTTTAATACCTATTATTTTAAGCAAAGAAAAATTGATTCAGGGCAATAGTTGGTTCTCGATATCAAACCAATTAACACAAACGATAGGCTGGCTAGTTGCTGTTCCTATCGTAAATTTTTTAGGTAATATTATAAGCATTATAGTGTACATTTTTTTATTTATTATATCGTTATTATTAATATTGTTCATGAGGGCAGATAGTATAAAGCGTGATGAAAATAATATCACTAACTTTACTAAAGCATTAAAGTTTATTCGTGATAAAAAAATTGTTCGCGATATTACTATGATGGATTTACTAGAAACTTCAGCAAATATCATCTGGATGCCTACATTTTTATTAACATTTACTTTAGAAATTTTAAATGAAGGCGAACATATTTGGGGTATACAAGGGGCAACCTATACTTTAGGTTCGCTATTAGGTAGTATAATTTTAATTAAATTTAGTAAAAGTTTCAATCGACTTGGTGGTTATACGATTGTACTATCTGCTTTTATCATGTTTTTACTTACGATAGGTTATTCATTAAATAGTTTGGCAATTATAGCAATTATTATTTGTTTTATTGATGGCCCGGCATATCAAATTCGCGAGACTGTCCAAAAGTCTATTTTACAAACTGAGATTCCATTGGATATACAATCGAGTGTTTATTCAACAATTAATACTTTAATCTTTGGCAGTTATATCATTTGGTTGTTACTCGGTAGTTACATGGCAGATATATTTGGTGTTCAGTGGATATTTGTATTCGCTGCAATATTATATTTTTTAAGTACTGTCATTGCATTTACTTCTAACGAAATTAGAAGGTATAGAATACTTAATGAATAG
- a CDS encoding (deoxy)nucleoside triphosphate pyrophosphohydrolase: protein MKKYVKVVGAVIEKDEKILCAQRNGEKSLPNMWEFPGGKIEDGELPEAALKRELMEEMDCEINVLDKIVTTVYEYDFATIELTTYYAEMVSDSIVLREHQDMKWLSRDELDSVEWAPADIEAIEKIKNGI from the coding sequence ATGAAGAAATATGTAAAAGTCGTAGGCGCTGTCATTGAAAAAGATGAGAAAATACTCTGCGCACAACGAAACGGTGAGAAGTCTTTACCGAATATGTGGGAGTTTCCAGGTGGGAAGATTGAAGACGGTGAATTGCCAGAAGCGGCGTTGAAGCGGGAGTTAATGGAAGAGATGGATTGTGAGATTAATGTGTTGGATAAGATTGTGACAACAGTGTATGAGTATGATTTTGCGACGATAGAACTCACGACGTATTATGCTGAGATGGTGAGTGATTCGATTGTGTTGCGTGAGCATCAGGATATGAAGTGGTTGTCTAGAGATGAGTTGGACTCAGTAGAATGGGCCCCAGCAGATATTGAGGCGATTGAGAAGATAAAAAATGGAATATAA